In the Treponema sp. J25 genome, GTGTTATTAGATCTAAAGACTAAAAGCATAGGAGGATCTTGTATGGAATTAAAGAAGATTCATTTGGATGACCTAGTTCTTATCGAAGAAACCATTGAAAATGCTGATTGGGGATGGTTTTGTAGAGTAGGGATTGTTTGTGGTGGTGGTTGTTTTGGTGGTGTTTGTATTGGATAAATAAAAAAAAACGGCCGGACGAGAGTCCGGCCAATATAATCTCAAAAGGTAAAACGAGATGAAAAGAAGAGGAATAAAAACAGTTTTTTTTTGTCTTTTTATTATTAATATTAAGCTCCAGTCGCAAGAAGTTATAGCAAAATCAAAGATAGCAAGTTTCCCGAGTACAGAAGCAAGTGGTATTCTTATGCTTGATACCGCGCCATTGGTAAAAGACGAGTATATTATTTTGCCGGGGACAAAGATTTCGTATGGAGGTTTTGCTCGTACTGATGTAATACGAGTTATTAATAAATGGAATGGTTCTATTGTGTGGGAGCGATTTATTGGAGAGCTTATAAATGACTATTATCTTGTTGGAAATACGATTGTAGTAATAACTGAAAAAAACAGGCTATTTGCATTTAAAATAAATGATGGCCAATATAGCTGGTCTTATCCTGAAAAAACGATACCTATTTCTAATAATAGTAGAAGATATTATATTGATCCAAGGAAACTAAAAGATTTAAAAGTTTCTCTGTGTGGTTTTGTGGATAATGAGAGTTTATTTTTGTTTGATTTTAAAAACCAGTTAATAGTTAGGCTGAATGAGAATGGAGAAGAGATAGAAAAAGTATCTATTTCTAATATCATAAAAAAGTATAAAATAGAAGACTCTATAGAATCGATGTTTTTAAAATGTCTTATCATTAACGAAAATAATGAAAAAAGAGCTCTGATTTCTGTAGGGAAAAAAGGAACTCTTTTTAGCAATTCTCAGACATATATTGTGCTTTTTGATATTACAACGGGAATGGAATTGAATTTTTATCTTATTCCTGAAATGGTTTCCAGTATATACTGTTTTCATGAGAAAAATTCTCTGATTGTAAGAAGCAAAAATAGAATACTTCTCTTAGATTTTAATTTAAACAAAAAAAACGAGATACTTTTGGAGCATACATATCATGAGTATGGTTATGAATATATGAATAATGAAAGACTCCTCTTATATGGTCTAGGGGGCATTGGTTGTTATGATAAAAAAGGTAAGCTTTTATGGGATTTCCCTAAAGGTTCAAAAAGTATTTTAGCAAATATAAAAAATATAATAGACTTTGGGGCCTTGCAAGCAGTTGAGAAACCTTTGATGTGTGACGACCTAGTCCTTGTAAAAAGTGATAATAAAATATTCTTTTTGAATAAAGACGATGGGAATGTTTTAAAGGAATTTGTTTTTGAGCAAGATTTCCCTCTAAAAAGGGATTTGTATTATATACTGTTTAGTGCTCGGTGTCCTCTAATAGAGCTAGATAAAAAGGAGAAATTATATGGGGTTTTTCTTACAAAAATAGAAGAGTATAAGAATAACTCTGGTTTGTTTGAAGAGACAAGATACAACTATTCAGATTGGTATTACGTAATAAAATTGTAATAATATGGATAATATTATTAGGGTAATAGATGATGCAAGATATTTCCCTGGATCGTATTTGAATGATGAAGAACATATACTCTGGGGAAGTTTGAAGATTGATAAATACATAAAAATCCCCCTTTCCCTTAAAGAACTGACAGATGTTCTTATGGAGAAAAAGGATACAGGTGTAAAGTATGATGACTTATTATCTCTTTTCAATAATATTTTCTGTGAAGAAGATATAAAAGGATTTTTGTCTTTATTAGAATCTAAGAAATTGATATCTTTAGAAGAACCTCTGATTAGATGTTCAGAAGGTAGCTATAAAAGAGATGAATTCTACGAGAATTCTCATGTTTTGATAGATATTCCATTAAGAAAAGCTTTTTTTAATAGCTTTTATGCAAAGAAAATAGTAGATGTTTTAAAATTTTCTTATTTTGTTCTCTTATTTTTTTCTTTTTGCTTGCTTTTGTATAATCTTCTTTTAAGTAACCTCTCGATATATAGGTATATTTTCTCATCTG is a window encoding:
- a CDS encoding PQQ-binding-like beta-propeller repeat protein — protein: MKRRGIKTVFFCLFIINIKLQSQEVIAKSKIASFPSTEASGILMLDTAPLVKDEYIILPGTKISYGGFARTDVIRVINKWNGSIVWERFIGELINDYYLVGNTIVVITEKNRLFAFKINDGQYSWSYPEKTIPISNNSRRYYIDPRKLKDLKVSLCGFVDNESLFLFDFKNQLIVRLNENGEEIEKVSISNIIKKYKIEDSIESMFLKCLIINENNEKRALISVGKKGTLFSNSQTYIVLFDITTGMELNFYLIPEMVSSIYCFHEKNSLIVRSKNRILLLDFNLNKKNEILLEHTYHEYGYEYMNNERLLLYGLGGIGCYDKKGKLLWDFPKGSKSILANIKNIIDFGALQAVEKPLMCDDLVLVKSDNKIFFLNKDDGNVLKEFVFEQDFPLKRDLYYILFSARCPLIELDKKEKLYGVFLTKIEEYKNNSGLFEETRYNYSDWYYVIKL